The following are encoded together in the Malaya genurostris strain Urasoe2022 chromosome 3, Malgen_1.1, whole genome shotgun sequence genome:
- the LOC131438800 gene encoding uncharacterized protein LOC131438800: MAPPIATAANVTSIPGIPSNTTETGSNSRYVVSSIGSGGHPSGRGLNITEDTLRLIDCVKARPALWHRKHLRQRVQVAHRGWEEIRKTFKATDVTSLKVRWKTLRDSFRREVKRIEDGELITSSWPLFGRMSFLIGHFRTRESYCKGGSLSPEQNKSAEEEHWPYNHDKRESLAEEDSSALVAVDSEELELVETLSIYPKRARYESHPGTRDSYIVGESDQDEEAVIEELKNVSQGESYGDVEIGTTLNCEVIEVPPEIYGEVTFKNKLRARIKSEPVEMFKIENKALDSDADYNFLMSLYPFLKQLSGKKNLSVRIKIQQLIAEVMD, from the exons ATGGCTCCGCCGATTGCGACTGCGGCAAATGTTACTTCAATACCGGGTATACCTAGTAATACTACGGAAACTGGTTCTAATAGTCGATATGTAGTTTCCAGTATCGGCTCCGGTGGCCATCCGTCCGGTCGTGGTCTTAATATAACCGAAGATACTCTTCGACTCATCGATTGCGTGAAAGCCCGACCAGCACTCTGGCATCGCAAACATCTTCGGCAGCGCGTTCAAGTTGCGCATCGCGGCTGGGAAGAAATTCGCAAAACGTTCAAGGCCACTGACG tgacaTCCCTAAAGGTTCGCTGGAAAACATTACGTGACAGTTTTCGTCGTGAGGTGAAACGCATCGAAGATGGTGAACTAATCACCTCCAGTTGGCCTCTTTTCGGTCGTATGTCCTTTCTAATCGGTCACTTCAGGACAAGAGAAAGCTACTGCAAGGGCGGCTCACTTTCTCcagagcaaaacaaatcagcagAAGAGGAACATTGGCCATATAACCACGATAAACGCGAGTCACTTGCTGAAGAAGATAGTTCTGCTTTGGTAGCGGTCGATAGCGAGGAGTTGGAATTGGTGGAAACGTTATCGATCTACCCTAAACGTGCACGATATGAGTCGCATCCCGGAACCAGAGATAGTTACATCGTAGGTGAGAGTGATCAGGATGAGGAAGCTGTGATTGAAGAGCTCAAAAATGTATCGCAAGGCGAATCATACGGGGATGTGGAGATCGGGACGACTCTTAATTGTGAGGTGATCGAAGTCCCTCCGGAAATATATGGAGAGGTTACGTTTAAGAACAAGCTTCGTGCTCGCATTAAGTCCGAGCCGGttgaaatgtttaaaattgaaaacaaggCGCTCGATTCGGATGCTGATTATAATTTCCTTATGAGTTTGTATCCTTTCTTGAAGCAACTGTCGGGTAAAAAAAATCTCTCTGTTAGGATTAAGATTCAGCAGTTAATTGCTGAGGTAAtggattag